In Caproicibacterium amylolyticum, a genomic segment contains:
- a CDS encoding metallophosphoesterase produces MRNHPVRRILIISVVATVLIVCTICAAAGFQRLSNLNFQFGTSSAAAAYPNTKFAVVSDTHLYDTSLGTAGNAFEKCMESDRKLLKNSEELISFGMKKIEASGAKFVLVTGDLTKDGELLNHQKMAAQLSALRKQGIKVYVVPGNHDVSNPGAVRYAGNKETTVPNITAAQFAEIYKNCGYGDAILRDPSSLSYVAQPQAGLWIVALDSCRYSENKPGGTETVGGRLTQAEVNWLEGVLGKAEQQKKAVIVMQHHGIVEHWKGQSSLHPDYLVKDYQNIGKLLASYHVRAAFTGHYHAQDITEGTFGTYGSLYDIETGSMITPPCPVRYCTISAKKLNVSTERMIGEIHPGTDFQKNADIFVRKTILNEANEVLNKYHVVGNDADLIANQVASAFVAHYNGDEDPTKRPAFDESKLSLWGRIAYAKERYVLDGLWNDLPPADNKCTIPLN; encoded by the coding sequence ATGAGAAATCATCCTGTGCGCAGAATCCTAATCATTTCGGTTGTTGCAACAGTGCTGATTGTCTGCACGATTTGTGCGGCGGCCGGTTTTCAAAGACTGTCAAATTTGAATTTTCAGTTCGGCACCAGCAGCGCGGCCGCAGCGTATCCGAATACCAAATTTGCGGTTGTCAGCGATACGCATCTGTATGATACATCTCTCGGTACGGCCGGCAATGCCTTTGAAAAATGCATGGAGTCAGACCGGAAACTGCTGAAAAACAGTGAGGAACTTATCTCTTTCGGTATGAAGAAAATAGAAGCCTCCGGCGCGAAATTTGTGCTGGTGACCGGCGACCTTACGAAAGACGGCGAGCTGCTGAATCATCAGAAAATGGCGGCACAGCTTTCGGCCTTGAGGAAGCAGGGCATTAAAGTTTATGTGGTTCCCGGCAACCATGATGTCAGCAATCCGGGCGCGGTGCGATACGCGGGGAACAAGGAAACCACAGTGCCGAATATTACCGCTGCGCAGTTTGCCGAGATTTACAAAAACTGTGGCTACGGCGATGCGATTCTACGCGACCCTTCCTCTTTAAGCTATGTGGCGCAGCCCCAGGCGGGGCTGTGGATTGTAGCGTTGGACAGCTGCCGCTACAGCGAAAACAAACCGGGAGGAACAGAAACCGTTGGCGGCAGACTGACGCAGGCAGAGGTTAATTGGCTGGAGGGTGTTCTTGGGAAAGCAGAACAACAGAAAAAAGCTGTCATCGTGATGCAGCACCACGGCATTGTGGAGCATTGGAAAGGGCAGAGCAGCCTGCACCCGGATTATTTGGTGAAGGACTATCAGAACATCGGAAAGCTGCTGGCTTCCTACCATGTGCGGGCGGCGTTTACCGGGCATTACCATGCACAGGACATTACCGAGGGAACATTCGGGACGTACGGCAGTTTGTACGACATTGAAACAGGTTCCATGATTACACCACCCTGCCCGGTGCGGTACTGTACGATTTCCGCAAAAAAATTGAATGTTTCCACTGAGCGTATGATTGGGGAGATTCACCCCGGCACCGATTTTCAGAAAAATGCGGATATCTTTGTGCGGAAAACGATTTTAAATGAGGCAAATGAAGTGTTGAATAAATACCATGTTGTAGGCAATGACGCAGATTTGATAGCGAATCAGGTAGCTTCCGCTTTTGTGGCACATTACAACGGTGATGAAGACCCGACAAAACGTCCGGCGTTTGACGAAAGCAAACTTTCACTCTGGGGCAGAATCGCATATGCCAAGGAACGTTACGTTCTTGACGGGCTGTGGAATGACCTGCCGCCGGCAGACAACAAGTGTACGATTCCTTTAAATTAA
- a CDS encoding D-alanyl-D-alanine carboxypeptidase family protein, translating into MPIILAVAFSGCSLQNIGGKIFSRQNEMSGQQIVLKPAARKLSVGINSPNAILVRLSDYSVLLDKNSKERVYPASLTKMMTAVVAIENLPNLDEKIVLPTSMFKPLYQADASLAGFQGEEEVSARDLLYGALLPSGAECCLGLAEKAAGSEESFVKLMNQKAKQLGMSSTHFANTTGLHNENHYTTVQDLAVLLSYALKNNTFRQIFTTEEYNTAPTNKHADGVAFVSTMFQKLKSNEISGGKILGGKTGFTNEAGLCLASLAQKNGKEYILVTAGAKGNHATEQYHLEDAKKIYNAF; encoded by the coding sequence TTGCCAATCATTCTGGCGGTTGCGTTTTCCGGATGCAGCCTGCAGAACATTGGCGGAAAAATTTTCAGCAGACAGAATGAGATGTCCGGTCAGCAGATTGTTTTAAAACCGGCCGCTCGAAAACTGTCGGTGGGCATTAACAGTCCCAATGCAATTTTAGTCCGGCTGAGTGATTATTCCGTACTGCTGGATAAAAACAGCAAAGAGAGAGTTTATCCCGCGTCACTTACAAAAATGATGACGGCAGTTGTGGCAATTGAAAATCTGCCGAACCTCGACGAAAAAATTGTGCTGCCGACCTCTATGTTTAAACCGCTTTATCAAGCGGATGCGTCACTGGCAGGGTTTCAGGGAGAAGAAGAAGTAAGCGCGCGGGACTTGCTGTACGGCGCACTGCTGCCGAGCGGTGCAGAGTGCTGTCTGGGACTGGCAGAAAAGGCTGCGGGTTCAGAAGAAAGCTTTGTGAAGCTGATGAACCAAAAAGCGAAGCAGCTTGGCATGAGCAGTACACACTTTGCAAATACAACCGGGCTGCACAACGAAAATCACTATACAACTGTTCAGGACCTTGCTGTATTGCTCAGCTACGCACTGAAAAACAATACGTTTCGCCAGATTTTTACCACAGAGGAGTACAATACTGCTCCTACCAACAAGCATGCGGATGGTGTTGCATTTGTCAGCACCATGTTCCAAAAACTGAAAAGCAACGAAATTTCCGGCGGAAAAATTCTGGGTGGAAAAACGGGCTTTACCAATGAAGCGGGGCTGTGCCTTGCCAGCTTGGCACAGAAGAACGGAAAAGAATACATTTTAGTTACTGCCGGCGCAAAGGGCAATCACGCAACTGAGCAGTACCATTTGGAAGACGCAAAAAAAATATACAACGCATTTTAA
- a CDS encoding ABC transporter permease, whose protein sequence is MAQHKRTRKRWSKDDTELTLLAAPTTIWYILFSFLPMFGVIIAFKDFRVRGSFISSVFSSPWAGGTGLKNFQAMFSFSDIWMTIRNTIGYNLVFILLNMVVPVALALMMGQLYSKRLGKVYQSAIFFPYFLSWVVVSALVMGFLSYDKGYVNSVIASMGGERVQWYMQPQYWPLFLTFMNIWKGLGYNMVIYLATITNLDSTYYEAALIDGASKWQQTRYITLPLIRTTIIIMLIMAVGRIFSTDFGLFYQVPQNSSSLYNVTTTIDVYVFTMMKKGSTGMASAAALVQSVVGCIMVLAANGVVRKIDPDSAMI, encoded by the coding sequence TTGGCACAGCATAAAAGAACACGGAAACGCTGGAGCAAGGATGATACTGAGCTGACGCTGCTTGCAGCGCCAACTACGATTTGGTACATCCTTTTTAGCTTTCTGCCGATGTTCGGTGTGATTATTGCTTTTAAAGATTTTCGAGTACGTGGCAGTTTCATTTCAAGCGTGTTTTCCAGCCCTTGGGCGGGTGGCACCGGCCTGAAAAATTTTCAGGCAATGTTCAGCTTCAGTGATATCTGGATGACCATCCGCAACACGATTGGTTATAACCTTGTCTTTATTCTGCTGAACATGGTTGTACCGGTGGCGTTGGCACTGATGATGGGGCAGCTTTACAGCAAGCGGCTCGGAAAAGTTTATCAGTCGGCTATCTTTTTCCCGTATTTCCTTTCCTGGGTGGTTGTTTCCGCACTGGTCATGGGATTTTTGAGCTATGACAAAGGCTACGTCAACAGTGTGATTGCCAGCATGGGCGGCGAGCGTGTGCAATGGTACATGCAGCCGCAGTACTGGCCGCTTTTCCTGACTTTTATGAACATCTGGAAAGGCCTTGGGTACAACATGGTGATTTACCTTGCGACGATCACCAATCTGGACAGCACCTACTATGAGGCGGCTTTGATCGACGGTGCCAGCAAATGGCAACAGACGCGCTACATTACCCTGCCGCTGATTCGTACAACAATTATTATTATGCTGATTATGGCAGTCGGCCGTATCTTCTCTACGGATTTCGGCTTGTTCTATCAGGTCCCGCAAAATTCCAGTTCCCTTTACAATGTGACGACCACCATTGACGTTTACGTCTTTACCATGATGAAGAAAGGGAGCACCGGCATGGCGAGTGCTGCGGCGCTGGTGCAGTCAGTGGTCGGCTGCATTATGGTTCTGGCAGCCAACGGTGTGGTACGAAAAATTGATCCGGACAGCGCAATGATTTAA
- a CDS encoding histidine kinase, with the protein MKKRVYRTSFLIYTGALLLACVLVFMLFFNHIFSTQEASCAQAAQQSFASTEQEISTYSDKIDNYILGLYREQSEGTLRDFMRFLGHNADEYMTARLQALPASSFSSVDFLKSIQQFVQDSRYSISRVSFTLDNKASIANVLTYDTNGTGRLEFAVTNPEKQESGNDDFLFIHNVMNPKDVSKNLGTVRFRVRASELFGDLEKLELGSAAVITDENIIFLHEPYPDEKAALLAASKQSGMQGNLSKGNGLSGHFLRYVSPHSGLKMVYFLPSDEVLRQCSAQLLFLALCMVALFFCITLLIALRMSRDARYLNKITSAIDGMKAGSFTHINLEKRRDEFRIIAQEFNEMSDRLENYVQREYVLKLKQQEAQMKMLQQQINPHFLYNTLDIIRSRALVNEDVEVADAVCGLGSMFRMVVKGQDCISVAEELEILTQYLKIMEFKYKDHFFYQVDVDKEILQMKTIKFWMQPVVENYFVHGIDPSSEFNLLLVNGHLEGNEAVFEFIDNGSGMELKHLEVLNRSLTVVEGEQPAHAGKSIGLQNVYTRLRFFYGEGVFMQLHNNEEAGVTTTIRVPYLPAEGEKETDVQTACSRR; encoded by the coding sequence ATGAAAAAACGTGTCTACCGCACATCTTTCCTGATTTATACGGGAGCTTTGCTTCTGGCGTGTGTGTTGGTATTCATGCTGTTTTTTAACCATATATTCAGTACACAGGAAGCCTCCTGTGCGCAGGCAGCGCAGCAGAGCTTTGCCAGTACCGAACAGGAAATTTCAACCTACAGCGATAAAATCGATAACTATATTTTAGGACTTTACCGCGAACAAAGTGAAGGCACTCTGCGCGATTTCATGCGTTTTTTAGGGCACAATGCAGACGAATACATGACCGCGCGGCTGCAGGCGCTGCCTGCCAGCTCATTTTCTTCGGTTGATTTTCTGAAGAGTATCCAACAGTTTGTGCAGGACAGCCGTTATTCCATTTCGCGCGTCAGTTTTACTTTGGACAACAAAGCCAGTATTGCAAATGTGCTGACCTACGACACAAATGGTACTGGGCGGCTGGAATTTGCAGTGACGAATCCGGAAAAACAGGAGTCAGGAAACGACGACTTTTTGTTTATCCATAATGTTATGAATCCAAAGGATGTTTCCAAAAACCTGGGGACTGTACGTTTTCGCGTGCGTGCGTCAGAGCTTTTCGGCGATTTGGAAAAACTGGAGCTAGGTTCTGCTGCCGTCATTACAGATGAGAACATTATTTTTTTGCATGAACCGTATCCTGATGAAAAGGCAGCTTTGCTGGCTGCCTCCAAACAAAGCGGTATGCAAGGGAATCTTTCCAAAGGTAATGGACTGTCCGGGCACTTTTTGCGCTATGTTTCTCCTCACAGCGGTCTGAAAATGGTTTATTTTTTGCCGTCCGATGAAGTTTTGCGTCAGTGCAGTGCGCAGCTGCTGTTTCTTGCACTGTGTATGGTTGCGTTATTTTTCTGCATTACATTGTTGATTGCGCTTCGCATGAGCCGCGACGCGCGGTATCTCAATAAAATCACATCTGCAATCGACGGCATGAAGGCCGGCAGCTTTACGCATATCAATTTGGAGAAGCGCAGGGACGAGTTCCGCATTATTGCGCAGGAGTTTAATGAGATGTCCGACCGCCTGGAGAACTACGTGCAGCGCGAATATGTTTTGAAACTGAAGCAGCAGGAAGCGCAGATGAAAATGCTGCAGCAGCAGATTAACCCGCATTTTCTGTACAATACGCTGGATATTATCCGTTCCCGTGCACTGGTGAATGAAGATGTTGAAGTTGCAGATGCTGTGTGCGGACTGGGTTCCATGTTCCGCATGGTGGTAAAAGGGCAGGATTGCATTAGCGTTGCAGAGGAACTGGAGATTTTAACACAGTACCTCAAAATCATGGAGTTTAAGTACAAGGATCATTTTTTCTATCAGGTGGATGTAGATAAAGAGATTCTGCAAATGAAGACGATTAAGTTTTGGATGCAGCCGGTTGTGGAAAATTATTTTGTCCATGGCATTGACCCGAGCAGCGAGTTCAATCTGCTGTTGGTTAACGGGCATCTGGAGGGAAATGAAGCAGTTTTTGAATTTATCGACAATGGAAGCGGCATGGAACTGAAACATCTTGAAGTACTGAACCGTTCCCTGACAGTGGTGGAGGGAGAGCAGCCGGCACATGCCGGAAAAAGCATAGGTCTGCAGAATGTTTACACGCGGCTGCGCTTCTTTTACGGAGAAGGGGTTTTCATGCAGCTGCACAATAATGAGGAGGCAGGTGTTACAACCACCATACGGGTGCCGTACCTGCCAGCGGAAGGAGAGAAGGAAACGGATGTACAGACTGCTTGTAGTAGACGATGA
- a CDS encoding response regulator transcription factor translates to MYRLLVVDDEPDILKGITRLVPWPDYDFTQVETAGSYPEAVEKSMMMHPDIALVDVCIGETRGYEMIGRLQELGLKTKFIMMSGYDTFEYVRRSMTVGAKDYLLKPVERQTLLKCIEKIITEDFHGTFANRSAEHEARDPVLNVPYSEISNLTNKILLMIREEYAHNLTLKAVADKFKMNSTYMGQIFLKETKMKFSEYLMVYRMQEARRRIENSSDKIAVVAHDVGYANLNYFYTHFHSYFGLSPSDLRGA, encoded by the coding sequence ATGTACAGACTGCTTGTAGTAGACGATGAACCGGATATTTTAAAGGGCATTACTCGCTTGGTTCCGTGGCCGGATTATGACTTTACACAAGTGGAAACAGCCGGAAGCTACCCGGAGGCGGTGGAAAAATCTATGATGATGCACCCCGACATTGCGTTGGTGGACGTTTGCATTGGCGAAACGCGCGGGTATGAAATGATTGGCAGGCTGCAGGAACTTGGGCTGAAAACAAAGTTTATCATGATGAGCGGCTACGATACGTTTGAGTATGTGCGGCGCTCCATGACAGTTGGTGCAAAGGATTATCTGCTCAAGCCGGTCGAGCGGCAGACACTGCTTAAGTGCATTGAAAAAATTATCACGGAGGACTTTCACGGTACCTTTGCAAACCGCAGTGCGGAACATGAAGCACGCGACCCGGTGCTGAATGTTCCATACTCTGAAATTTCCAATCTCACAAACAAAATCCTGCTGATGATTCGTGAGGAATATGCACACAACCTGACCCTCAAAGCAGTGGCTGACAAATTTAAAATGAATTCGACCTATATGGGACAGATATTCCTGAAAGAAACGAAAATGAAATTTTCGGAGTACCTGATGGTTTACAGAATGCAGGAAGCCCGCAGGCGAATTGAGAATTCTTCTGATAAGATTGCGGTGGTTGCACACGATGTGGGTTATGCAAACCTGAATTATTTTTACACGCACTTTCACAGCTACTTTGGGCTTTCGCCATCCGATTTGCGGGGGGCATAG
- the vanR gene encoding VanR-ABDEGLN family response regulator transcription factor, with translation MQEKILVVDDEQSIADLVELYLKNEGFQVHKFYSGTDALMCINTEKIDLAVLDVMLPDVDGFSICRKIREHYNFPVIMLTAKVEEIDKITGLTLGADDYVTKPFQPLELIARVKAQLRRCKHYNAVEPEKTDTVLEFSGIVLNRDTHECFLNEKLLELTPTEFSILWVLGENYGHVVSSEGLFREVWGEKYYSRDSNTVMVHIRHLREKMQDSAEHPKYIKTVWGVGYKIEK, from the coding sequence ATGCAGGAAAAAATTCTGGTTGTGGACGATGAACAGTCCATCGCAGACTTGGTGGAACTGTACCTCAAAAATGAAGGCTTTCAGGTACACAAGTTTTACAGCGGCACCGATGCGCTGATGTGCATTAATACAGAAAAAATCGACCTTGCGGTGCTGGATGTGATGCTGCCGGATGTGGACGGCTTCTCCATTTGCCGCAAAATTCGGGAACATTATAATTTTCCAGTCATCATGCTGACAGCAAAGGTAGAGGAAATCGACAAAATCACCGGACTGACGCTGGGGGCAGATGATTATGTAACAAAGCCGTTTCAGCCGTTGGAGCTGATTGCGCGGGTAAAAGCTCAGCTGCGCCGCTGCAAGCACTACAATGCAGTGGAACCGGAGAAAACGGACACGGTACTGGAGTTTTCCGGAATTGTACTGAACCGCGATACGCATGAATGTTTCTTGAATGAAAAATTGCTTGAGCTTACACCTACAGAATTTTCAATTTTGTGGGTGCTGGGCGAAAATTATGGCCACGTGGTGAGTTCTGAAGGACTTTTTCGGGAAGTCTGGGGAGAGAAATATTACAGCAGGGACAGCAATACGGTTATGGTGCACATTCGCCATTTACGGGAAAAGATGCAGGACTCTGCCGAGCATCCAAAATACATTAAGACGGTATGGGGAGTAGGGTATAAAATTGAAAAGTGA
- a CDS encoding helix-turn-helix transcriptional regulator: MNEIRYIGYSAVHPKDFVFDVPGGHDCWLLLLTHTPALFFVDGTLREYPAKSAILFAPHHKIYYRACAEHYENDWIRFESDETYVSTLPVQGVPFSLPDPEYCHNLFQLLTWEHTMPSANSERCIDQLLRVLFTKLFEACSRKPSAPHSHDLLLLRKEIYNNPQYNWTVPIMAKKLHMSAGYLQVLYKKIFETSCMEDVIDGRIRMAKDQLLYTDKPVAEIAEQCGYSNVEHFCRQFKKTAGISPSAFRKSANTTQANSVSL, translated from the coding sequence ATGAATGAGATCCGCTACATCGGCTACAGCGCCGTACACCCCAAGGACTTCGTTTTTGACGTTCCCGGAGGTCATGACTGCTGGCTGCTGCTGCTCACACACACACCTGCACTGTTCTTTGTAGACGGCACTCTGCGGGAATATCCGGCAAAAAGCGCCATCCTGTTTGCGCCGCATCACAAAATCTACTACCGCGCCTGTGCGGAGCACTATGAAAACGACTGGATTCGGTTTGAGTCGGACGAAACTTACGTTTCCACCCTGCCGGTACAAGGGGTACCTTTTTCTCTGCCGGACCCAGAGTACTGCCACAATCTGTTCCAGTTGCTGACGTGGGAGCACACCATGCCGAGTGCGAACAGTGAACGCTGCATTGACCAGCTGCTGCGGGTCCTGTTTACAAAGCTGTTTGAAGCATGCTCACGGAAACCCTCTGCACCGCACAGCCATGATTTGCTGCTGCTGCGCAAAGAGATTTACAACAATCCGCAGTACAACTGGACAGTCCCCATCATGGCAAAAAAGCTACATATGAGCGCCGGCTACCTGCAGGTACTTTACAAAAAGATTTTTGAAACATCTTGTATGGAGGATGTGATTGACGGTCGCATTCGCATGGCAAAGGACCAGCTGCTTTACACCGATAAACCCGTTGCGGAAATTGCAGAGCAATGCGGCTACAGCAATGTGGAACATTTCTGCCGCCAGTTTAAAAAAACAGCAGGGATTTCCCCTTCCGCTTTCCGAAAAAGTGCAAATACAACACAGGCAAATTCCGTATCTTTATGA
- a CDS encoding sensor histidine kinase, protein MKSELHKVHLPVLVKILLISVGTAFAAAAVLYFWDNSQLTNGRTADWFSEWVLHFLLPDTSKSESYIKNGVSLTDLMNSVSAMWWSFRSAVGTILILLATAAALIISAVAYGAARWKSRKIICELADAMQEFVRTQKVPELPEKYAKIQKQMEQIQQMERHSRELAQTEAQRKNDLVTYLAHDLKTPLASVVGYLCLLDEAPDMPEAQKEKYTGIALQKAYRLDDLINEFFDITRFNLQTIELQKVRFDLAMLLRQLADEFYPMLAQKGITAAVQVPETLTLTGDPDKLARVFNNILKNAAAYSYENSEICMTAEKEDNHIVVSVISHGEVIPLQKLDMIFEKFYRLDSSRSTHTGGAGLGLAIAKKIVTAHGGKIHAESSEEQTAFIVELPR, encoded by the coding sequence TTGAAAAGTGAATTACATAAAGTTCATCTTCCAGTGCTGGTAAAAATCCTGCTGATTTCTGTTGGCACTGCTTTTGCCGCAGCGGCAGTCCTCTATTTCTGGGATAACTCCCAGCTGACAAACGGCAGAACCGCTGACTGGTTTTCAGAATGGGTACTGCATTTTCTGCTGCCGGACACAAGTAAGTCCGAAAGCTACATCAAAAACGGAGTCAGCCTAACAGATTTGATGAATTCCGTGTCGGCTATGTGGTGGTCTTTTCGGAGTGCAGTCGGTACAATCCTGATTTTGCTTGCTACAGCAGCAGCTTTAATAATCAGTGCAGTTGCTTATGGTGCTGCACGCTGGAAATCCAGAAAAATCATTTGTGAGCTGGCTGATGCCATGCAGGAATTTGTGCGGACACAGAAAGTACCGGAACTGCCGGAAAAATACGCAAAAATTCAAAAACAGATGGAACAGATTCAGCAGATGGAACGGCACAGCCGTGAACTGGCGCAAACCGAAGCACAGCGCAAAAATGATCTTGTCACTTATTTGGCGCATGACCTGAAAACACCGCTTGCTTCTGTTGTGGGCTATCTGTGCCTTTTGGATGAAGCACCGGATATGCCGGAAGCACAGAAAGAAAAATACACGGGAATTGCACTCCAAAAAGCATACCGTCTGGACGACTTGATTAATGAGTTCTTTGATATTACACGCTTTAATTTGCAGACCATTGAACTGCAGAAAGTCAGGTTTGACCTTGCTATGCTGCTGCGGCAGCTGGCAGATGAGTTTTATCCGATGCTGGCACAGAAAGGAATAACAGCAGCAGTGCAGGTGCCGGAAACTTTGACCTTGACCGGTGACCCGGACAAACTTGCACGCGTGTTTAACAATATTCTGAAAAATGCGGCAGCCTACAGCTATGAAAACAGCGAGATTTGCATGACAGCGGAAAAAGAAGACAATCATATTGTTGTTTCAGTTATCAGTCACGGTGAAGTGATTCCACTGCAGAAATTGGACATGATTTTCGAAAAATTTTACCGGCTGGATTCTTCCCGCTCTACGCATACCGGCGGTGCAGGGCTGGGACTTGCTATTGCAAAAAAAATTGTAACTGCGCACGGCGGCAAAATACATGCTGAAAGCAGTGAGGAACAAACAGCTTTTATAGTTGAACTTCCGCGGTAA
- a CDS encoding GH39 family glycosyl hydrolase, giving the protein MQETKNYQILPGAAVPFHNNVDYCVGTGRMGLALQKEYQDQLALVQREIGFKHIRGHGLFCEDMAIYQEYTDENGETKPEYNFTYLDLVMDSYCKVGLRPFLELGFMPKALASGEQTVFYWNGNVTPPKSYDAWCALVQATLRHLMERYGADEVVTWPVEVWNEPNLAGFWKDADQKEYFKLFERTFAAVKEVDKRFQVGGPAVCGGTDEVWIRAFMEFCAEKHIPVDFISRHHYTISPPQYVGHYGYCRLNPPEEGLANLHTTREIVDSFPQYRGLPIHVTEFNTSYNPKTPLHDTNQNAAYIAQQLSRLGDDNESYSYWTFGDIFEECGVPFTPFHGGFGLVANGCIPKPTFWTFRFFKDLQGTCVHRAEDSVIVQKPDGRYCGAAWNLSLQDTDRELTLQFSLPACKKDEWCLLTKTVDEETCNPLKMWHDFGEPASLSPEQKALLQQCAVPLLATEQRAAENNMIQIKLLLKKNAVVYFELKPVLRQCDRGFSYERTMCSQKESTAD; this is encoded by the coding sequence ATGCAGGAAACAAAGAACTATCAAATCCTTCCGGGGGCTGCCGTACCGTTTCACAACAATGTGGATTACTGTGTAGGGACCGGCCGCATGGGACTGGCACTGCAGAAAGAATATCAGGACCAGCTGGCATTGGTGCAGCGGGAAATTGGGTTTAAACACATCCGCGGTCACGGCCTTTTTTGCGAGGACATGGCGATTTACCAGGAATACACAGACGAAAATGGGGAGACAAAGCCCGAGTATAACTTCACATATCTTGACCTTGTAATGGACAGCTACTGCAAGGTGGGGCTGCGCCCGTTTTTGGAGCTTGGCTTTATGCCAAAGGCGCTGGCCTCCGGAGAGCAGACGGTTTTTTACTGGAACGGCAATGTAACACCGCCGAAAAGCTACGATGCCTGGTGCGCGCTGGTGCAGGCGACTCTGCGTCATTTGATGGAGCGTTACGGCGCGGATGAAGTGGTAACGTGGCCGGTCGAGGTGTGGAACGAGCCAAACCTTGCGGGGTTCTGGAAAGATGCGGACCAAAAAGAGTATTTTAAACTTTTTGAGCGCACATTTGCTGCGGTCAAGGAAGTGGACAAGCGCTTTCAGGTAGGCGGTCCGGCAGTATGCGGCGGTACAGACGAAGTTTGGATTCGCGCGTTTATGGAATTTTGTGCGGAGAAGCACATTCCGGTGGACTTTATTTCCCGTCACCATTACACCATTAGCCCGCCGCAGTATGTGGGCCACTACGGTTACTGCAGGCTAAATCCGCCGGAAGAAGGACTTGCCAATCTGCACACAACCCGTGAAATCGTGGACAGTTTCCCGCAGTATCGCGGCCTGCCGATTCATGTTACAGAATTTAACACATCCTATAATCCCAAAACACCGCTGCATGACACCAACCAGAATGCAGCCTATATTGCCCAGCAGCTTTCGCGACTAGGGGACGATAATGAATCTTATTCTTACTGGACATTCGGCGATATATTTGAAGAATGCGGCGTACCCTTTACACCATTCCACGGCGGCTTTGGGCTGGTGGCAAACGGCTGTATTCCCAAACCGACTTTCTGGACATTCCGCTTCTTTAAGGACTTGCAGGGGACCTGTGTGCACCGCGCAGAAGATTCTGTTATTGTTCAAAAACCGGATGGAAGGTACTGCGGTGCTGCCTGGAATCTTTCTCTGCAGGACACAGACCGTGAGCTGACGCTGCAGTTTAGCCTGCCGGCGTGCAAGAAGGATGAGTGGTGCCTCTTAACAAAGACAGTAGACGAAGAGACCTGCAATCCGCTGAAAATGTGGCATGACTTTGGCGAGCCGGCAAGCCTTTCACCGGAGCAAAAAGCGCTACTGCAGCAGTGTGCAGTTCCGCTCCTTGCAACAGAGCAGAGAGCTGCTGAAAACAATATGATTCAGATAAAACTGCTTTTAAAGAAAAATGCGGTTGTTTATTTTGAACTAAAGCCGGTTTTGCGTCAGTGTGACCGCGGTTTCTCCTATGAGCGTACAATGTGCAGTCAAAAGGAAAGTACAGCGGACTAA